Part of the Vagococcus jeotgali genome, TAGAATAATGCCTTTTTTGACGTCCAACCATTTCTTGTAGGTGAAATAAAAATTTTCGTCCAACTTTTTTTCCTTGTAATTGTGCAGCTTTAATATCTAAACAGGCAGAATAGAAAGTTTCGACTAATTGATTTCTGAAAGAAAGGTCATTCACCGGCAAATCATGATCAACTAAATAGTGCTGGATAATTGATGGATTTAAAATAGGAACGAACCACAAACAGATTTTTCTGTTTTTTTGTTTTTCTTCCTTGACGATATCTAAAAAGCGTTGCTCAGACTGTAGACAATGCTCATCTAACGGGTTAACAAATAAATAAATTTCAATCAACTTACGACACCCCCTATTGACCAAACCTATATACGTATTCCTAACTATAATTTAACAAAAAAGACTGAAAAACAAAAGGGAAAGGCCTTTTACCCTTGTGATATATCTTGTTTATATGCAATCATTCTAGCGACTTTTTTCTTGGAAGGACGGTGTGTAATACCATGTTCACGTAATAAGGAGTTGAATAATTCTTCACTATTAGAGATATCAGACACTTCCATTTCTAACTCGTAATCAACAATGCCATCTTGAAACTGGCTCTCATCTAAAACAAGCAGTTGTGTATCTTGTAAGTTAACTTCCTTTCTAATAGT contains:
- a CDS encoding DsbA family protein, translated to MIEIYLFVNPLDEHCLQSEQRFLDIVKEEKQKNRKICLWFVPILNPSIIQHYLVDHDLPVNDLSFRNQLVETFYSACLDIKAAQLQGKKVGRKFLFHLQEMVGRQKRHYSKELVEEILEEIRADKSLFNSDRQSHLVNEFFQQDQKIANEMGVNRFTKAVIFNYGLDQDFGVLIDGLASIDDIKSLIQPNYSLQHISHAELFK